From a single Anaerolineaceae bacterium oral taxon 439 genomic region:
- a CDS encoding transcriptional regulator NrdR — translation MICPFCGAEKTRVIDTGEKCDGTVVQRRRQCVSCKKRFNTYERSSLGMPMVIKEDGSRQTFSRDKLARGIRIACAKRPVPAGRIDALVDEIERDLQNSTRREINSRTIGDKVIAGLKTIDPIAYIRYAIVYFKLDDLSAIRAEIDRLTSEGL, via the coding sequence ATGATTTGTCCGTTTTGCGGTGCAGAAAAGACCCGTGTAATCGATACGGGCGAGAAGTGCGACGGCACGGTTGTTCAGCGTCGCCGGCAGTGCGTCAGCTGTAAAAAGCGATTTAATACGTATGAACGTTCCAGCCTTGGAATGCCGATGGTGATCAAGGAGGACGGCTCGCGGCAGACGTTCAGCCGGGATAAGCTGGCGCGCGGGATTCGGATTGCCTGCGCGAAGCGGCCGGTTCCGGCCGGACGGATCGACGCGCTCGTCGACGAGATTGAACGCGATTTACAGAATTCTACCAGACGGGAAATCAACTCCCGGACGATCGGCGACAAGGTCATCGCCGGACTGAAGACGATCGATCCGATCGCCTATATTCGCTACGCGATCGTCTATTTCAAGCTGGACGATTTATCCGCGATTCGGGCTGAAATCGATCGGCTGACTTCCGAAGGTTTATAA